A region of the Micromonospora sediminicola genome:
TCATGCCGGCCGCGCTGGTCGCCGGCGGGCTGCTGGCCGTGTCGGTGGCGGTCCGGCTCGTCGAGGGCGACGACGTCGCAGTCGTCGTCGGCGCCGAGTTGGGCTCGGAGGCGGCGTTGGCCCTCGCCGTCATCGCCCTCGGAGACGCGGTACGCAACCGGCGGTCGCTGCGGGCGGCGTTGGTCCGCCAGGCCATGGCCGCCGACGAGGAGCGCCACCGCGAGGCGGCCCGGCAGGTGGAGGCGGAGCGGCTGCGCATCGCGCGGGAGGTGCACGACACGTTGGGGCACACGATGTCGGTGATCACGTTGCAGTCGGCGGTGGCGCGGGAGGCCCTCACCGACCGGGATCCCGCGCAGGCGGAGGGCGCGCTGGCGGCCATCCACTCGGTGAGCGGCAGCGCGATGGCGGAGCTGCGGGCGACGCTCGGCACGCTGCGCCGCGAGCCCGGGCCACACGAGCCCACGCCCGGGTTCGCCCAGCTACCGGCGCTCGTCGACGGCGTGCGTCGGGGCGGGTTGGCGGTCGACCTGCGGGTCGACGGCCCGGTCGAGGCGCTGCCCGCCGTGGTCGGCAGCACGGTCTACCGGGTTGTGCAGGAGGCGCTGACGAACGTGCTGCGCCACGCCGGGGCCGCCCGGGTGGCCGTCACGGTCCGTGCCACACCCGGTCGGCTCGCGCTGGAGGTGGTGGACGACGGTCGCGGCGGCCCGTCCGCCGGGGCGACGGGCCGGAAGGGTCAGGGGCTGCGCGGTATGGCGGAACGGGTCGCCCTGCTGGGCGGCAGCGTCGACACCGGCACCGCCGCGACGGGCGGTTTCCGGGTGTCGGTCCACCTGCCGCTGGCGCGGGTGACCTCGTGACCGCGATCCGCGTCGTGCTCGTCGACGACCAGCACCTGGTCCGCACCGGCCTGCGGGCGCTGCTCGACCGCGCCTCCGACATCGAGGTGGTGGGTGAGGCCGGTGACGGTGGTGCCGGGCTGTCGGTCGTCCGGGAGCAGCGGCCCGACGTGGTGCTCATGGACGTGCGGATGCCCGGCGGGGACGGGTTGGAGGCCACCCGGCGGATCCTCGCCGATCCGCGGCTCACCGGCGTGCGGGTGGTCATGTTGACCACGTTCGACGACGACGAGTACCTGTTCGAGGCGATCCGGGCCGGGGCGGCCGGCTTCCTGCTCAAGGACACCCCGCCCGACGCGCTGCGGGAGGCCGTCCGGGTGGTGGCGGGCGGCGACGCGCTGCTCTCGCCGGCCGTCACCAGGCGGGTGCTGACCGCGGCGGCCCACAGCCCGGTGACCGACCCGGCGCGGCTGGCCGGGCTCACCGCCCGGGAGCGGGACGTGCTCGCCCAGGTCGGCGCGGGGCGGTCCAACACCGAGATCGGGCAGGTGTTGTTCCTCAGCCCGGACACCGCCCGCACCTACGTGAGCCGGCTGCTCCAGAAGCTGAACGCCCGCGACCGGTCCCAGCTCGTGGTGATCGCGTACGAGAGCGGGCTGGTCCGCCCCGGCGAGCAGTGAGGCCCGGTCAGACCTGCGCCTCGCCCACCGGTTCCGGTGCCGCGTGCCGGCCCCCGCCGTTGCGCCGCTCGCCTCCGTGCCCCGGCCACCACGCCGTGTGCCCGATCAGCCCGGTCAACGCCGGCACGAAGAACATCGACATCACGAACGCGGACAGCACGATCCCGATCGCCACCGCGAACCCCATCTGCTGGAGGAACGAGATCGGCGCGAGCATCAGCACCCCGAACGTGCCGGCCAGAATCAGCCCGGCCGCGGCGACGGTCGGGCCGGCGTGTTCCACGCCGATCGCGGCGGCCTGATGGGGTTCGTGGCCCTCCCGCGCCTCCTCGCGTAGTCGGGCGATCATCAGGATGTTGTAGTCGGTGCCGATCGCCACCACGAACAGGTAGAGGATGATCGGCAGCTGGAACGTGACACCCGGGTTGCCCTGGAGCCCCTGGAACACGTAGACGGTCGCGCCCAGCGTGGCGGCGAAGTTGAGCAGCACCGCGATCACCAGGTAGATCGGTGCGACGAGACTGCGCAGCAGCAGCGCGAGGATGAGCGCGATCAGGCCGGCGGCCACCGGCAGGATCACCGAGAGGTCGCGGTTGTTGGCCGAGTTGATGTCGGCGAAGATCGCGGTCGGCCCGCCGACCAGCGCCTTCGTACCCTCCGGGGCCTTGGCGTGCAGGTCGTCGCGCAGGTCGTCGCGGACCAGGCTGATCGCCTCGTTGGAGACCGGGTTCTCGTCGAGCAGCAGGTTGATCCGGGCCACGCCCGGGTCGGTGGCGCTGCGCTCCGGCGGCTGGACCCGGGCGACGCCGGGCGCGTTCGCCGCGGCGGCCGCGAAGTCGTTGACCTGCTGGTCGGTCAGCGGGGTGCCGGTGCCGGTGGTCAGGTAGACCTCGGTGGGCGCGAGCGCCCCGGCGGCGAAGCCGCGCTGGAGGTCCTTGGCGGCCCGCGCGGACTCGGTGTCCTGCGGGAAGCCGGCGCTGAAGTCGTAGTCGGCCTTGTAGCCGAGCACCCCGGCGGCGAGCGCGACCAGCAGCGCGCCGGAGGCCGCGGCCACCATGGCGGGCCGGCGGCCGACGGCGGCGCCGAGCCGTCGGGACAGGCTTGCCTTCGGCGTACGCTGCCACGCCTTCGACGGCCAGAACACCCACCGGCCGAGCAGCGACACCAGCGCCGGGATCAGGGTCAGCGAGGTGACCAGCATGACGGCGACGGCGATGGCGAGCGCCGGGCCGAGCGAGCCGAAGAAGCCCAGCGAGGCGAGCAGCAGCACCAGGAACGCGA
Encoded here:
- a CDS encoding sensor histidine kinase; this translates as MPDTSPTRADALLAAATVALVVVAVVAEGTAPARVVLACAVAVGLGVLVLGARRWPLPALLATAVGILAYYALDLPPVGVVAPAAAVLYRVAERGRVMPAALVAGGLLAVSVAVRLVEGDDVAVVVGAELGSEAALALAVIALGDAVRNRRSLRAALVRQAMAADEERHREAARQVEAERLRIAREVHDTLGHTMSVITLQSAVAREALTDRDPAQAEGALAAIHSVSGSAMAELRATLGTLRREPGPHEPTPGFAQLPALVDGVRRGGLAVDLRVDGPVEALPAVVGSTVYRVVQEALTNVLRHAGAARVAVTVRATPGRLALEVVDDGRGGPSAGATGRKGQGLRGMAERVALLGGSVDTGTAATGGFRVSVHLPLARVTS
- a CDS encoding response regulator transcription factor — its product is MTAIRVVLVDDQHLVRTGLRALLDRASDIEVVGEAGDGGAGLSVVREQRPDVVLMDVRMPGGDGLEATRRILADPRLTGVRVVMLTTFDDDEYLFEAIRAGAAGFLLKDTPPDALREAVRVVAGGDALLSPAVTRRVLTAAAHSPVTDPARLAGLTARERDVLAQVGAGRSNTEIGQVLFLSPDTARTYVSRLLQKLNARDRSQLVVIAYESGLVRPGEQ
- a CDS encoding MMPL family transporter, which gives rise to MFERLGRFVVGKAWWVIGGWTLAAIAIVVTSPSLSDITSADQESFLPRSYESVQATELATKSFPQAATATATIVVKRSDGKPLTPADEARVGQLAQALKARNIPQTSGYLTGPQAVAPDKSVQIISVGLDADTPDDPKLLDAVRDLRADLGPDLAGSGLTAGVAGDVASFVDNEDTFNSAFAVVGVATIILIIGLILIIFRSPIAALLPVVVISVVMSVTTGLVAAAGKAFDLNVSQDLQTILLIVLFGIGTDYILFLLFRYRERLRAGDDKRTAMIVTVQRVGEVITSAAGAVIVAFLVLLLASLGFFGSLGPALAIAVAVMLVTSLTLIPALVSLLGRWVFWPSKAWQRTPKASLSRRLGAAVGRRPAMVAAASGALLVALAAGVLGYKADYDFSAGFPQDTESARAAKDLQRGFAAGALAPTEVYLTTGTGTPLTDQQVNDFAAAAANAPGVARVQPPERSATDPGVARINLLLDENPVSNEAISLVRDDLRDDLHAKAPEGTKALVGGPTAIFADINSANNRDLSVILPVAAGLIALILALLLRSLVAPIYLVIAVLLNFAATLGATVYVFQGLQGNPGVTFQLPIILYLFVVAIGTDYNILMIARLREEAREGHEPHQAAAIGVEHAGPTVAAAGLILAGTFGVLMLAPISFLQQMGFAVAIGIVLSAFVMSMFFVPALTGLIGHTAWWPGHGGERRNGGGRHAAPEPVGEAQV